The Terriglobia bacterium genome has a window encoding:
- a CDS encoding type III pantothenate kinase — protein MILVVDVGNTNTVLGVYDGETLLNHWRLATRPEATVDEYGILSRNLFSLARIDSSKISGVIIASVVPPLDPILRQMAVQYFHLQPMFVEPGVKTGLAVKYDPPQDVGADRIVNGVAAWKKYGGPLIVVDFGTATTFDAISKKGEYLGGVIAPGIVISSEALFERAARLPRVDIRPSRKVIGTSTVGSMQSGLFYGYVGLVEGLIVRMKKELGSDSKVVATGGQAEMIAKGTDVIDHLEPDLILEGLRIIYELNV, from the coding sequence ATGATCCTTGTGGTGGACGTGGGGAACACGAATACGGTCCTGGGTGTTTATGATGGAGAAACCTTGTTAAACCACTGGCGCCTGGCCACGCGCCCTGAAGCCACCGTCGATGAGTACGGGATCTTGAGCCGCAACCTGTTTTCCCTCGCCCGGATCGACTCGTCAAAGATTTCAGGGGTCATCATCGCTTCGGTGGTTCCTCCTCTCGATCCCATCCTGAGGCAGATGGCAGTGCAGTATTTTCATCTACAGCCGATGTTTGTGGAACCGGGAGTCAAGACCGGATTGGCCGTGAAATATGATCCGCCCCAAGATGTGGGCGCGGATCGGATTGTGAATGGCGTCGCGGCCTGGAAGAAGTATGGCGGCCCGTTGATTGTGGTGGATTTCGGAACAGCGACGACCTTTGATGCGATTTCGAAGAAGGGGGAATACCTGGGGGGAGTGATTGCCCCCGGGATCGTGATCTCTTCGGAGGCGCTCTTTGAGCGCGCGGCGCGACTTCCGCGTGTGGATATTCGGCCGTCGCGGAAGGTCATTGGCACAAGCACTGTCGGTTCCATGCAATCGGGCCTCTTCTACGGCTATGTCGGACTGGTGGAAGGTCTCATCGTGCGGATGAAGAAGGAACTGGGTAGTGATTCGAAGGTCGTGGCCACGGGAGGCCAGGCCGAAATGATCGCCAAGGGAACCGACGTTATTGACCACCTGGAACCGGATCTCATTTTGGAAGGTCTTCGAATTATTTATGAGCTGAATGTTTGA
- a CDS encoding biotin--[acetyl-CoA-carboxylase] ligase, with protein MDELTVRKIDKLLNLMVDNATVVVSGEKIARELSVTRSQVWQWVERLRNLGCEIQGVPATGYRLKKLPDLLAPELVRRELGSSSFGKTIHHFLEIDSTNDYATQLAISGGAEGTVVLAEEQKAGRGRMGHQWHSEPLKGIYCSVILRPGLPPVKGPLLTLAAALAVRDAVCRMADLKVDIRWPNDLMIGGKKFCGILAEMNAEVGRIRFVVLGIGVNVNHTSFPKEISHLATSLKLETGKTWSRIELTGQMLRRLELLCREMEKAGGDGIIKRWSEISSFAEHKRVEVHSNGTSFFGETAGLDENGFLRVRRDDGRTETIYSGSISEASERTKES; from the coding sequence ATGGATGAACTCACCGTCAGGAAAATCGACAAGCTGTTGAACCTCATGGTCGACAACGCCACGGTGGTCGTGTCCGGCGAGAAAATTGCCAGGGAATTGAGTGTCACCCGATCACAGGTGTGGCAATGGGTTGAACGGCTCCGGAACTTAGGCTGTGAAATCCAAGGAGTCCCGGCAACCGGCTACCGGCTGAAAAAGCTGCCCGATCTCCTTGCGCCTGAGCTGGTCCGGCGGGAGCTTGGCTCAAGTTCCTTCGGAAAGACCATCCATCATTTTTTGGAGATCGACTCCACGAACGATTATGCTACCCAGTTGGCAATATCGGGGGGAGCAGAAGGGACGGTTGTCCTTGCCGAGGAACAAAAGGCCGGTCGCGGGCGCATGGGCCACCAATGGCACTCGGAACCCCTGAAAGGGATCTATTGCTCGGTCATCCTCCGTCCCGGGTTGCCTCCGGTGAAGGGGCCCTTGTTGACCCTTGCCGCGGCCCTGGCGGTCCGAGATGCCGTTTGCCGGATGGCCGACCTGAAGGTGGATATCCGCTGGCCCAACGATTTGATGATCGGGGGGAAAAAATTCTGCGGCATTCTCGCGGAGATGAATGCCGAAGTGGGACGGATCAGGTTCGTGGTGCTGGGGATCGGGGTCAATGTGAACCATACCTCTTTCCCCAAGGAGATCTCTCATTTGGCCACCTCGCTGAAATTGGAAACGGGGAAGACGTGGTCCCGGATCGAATTGACGGGACAAATGCTCAGGCGCCTTGAATTGCTTTGCCGCGAGATGGAGAAGGCGGGAGGCGACGGCATCATCAAACGATGGAGTGAGATTTCATCTTTTGCAGAGCATAAGAGGGTGGAGGTTCACTCCAACGGGACTTCGTTTTTTGGCGAGACGGCAGGGTTGGATGAAAACGGGTTTCTTCGAGTGAGACGTGACGACGGACGCACCGAGACGATTTATTCCGGCTCGATTTCCGAGGCGAGCGAGCGCACGAAGGAGTCGTGA
- a CDS encoding class I SAM-dependent RNA methyltransferase encodes MNPPIELTIEKLVYGGYGLAFKGERAFFILNALPGEIIRAEIIREKKDTSFGKTVEVVRPSPLRIEAQCPHFMHCGGCHLQHLGYPQQLQFKRAILEETFLRIGQIKLAEVEVVPSPPWNYRTRAQFKVMKRPGNVQIGFFAAQSHRLWAIDQCPLLAGKLNESLRGIQTERDSFSTPNVTAEEFQIRTTGDESQWAMDFVGLPPEFDFAEESPTLVPDGNLTHRTQDGNFRVGSNSFFQVNRFLLESLVSKSIEGAAGAKALDLFSGVGLFTVPLSRKFERVVAIEENPSSVSDLRENLRANGCANVQVLGGDVSVVLRWGPKDWEDVDFVLFDPPRQGVERRVLGQLVEHQVPECVYVSCDPTSMARDLKVLCAGGYQIKGTRLFDFFPQTYHFETVVRLQRLLSS; translated from the coding sequence GTGAATCCACCGATTGAATTGACCATCGAGAAGCTCGTCTATGGCGGCTACGGCCTGGCCTTTAAGGGAGAACGAGCGTTTTTCATTTTAAATGCCTTGCCCGGGGAAATCATCCGCGCCGAAATCATCCGCGAGAAGAAAGATACCTCCTTTGGGAAGACTGTCGAGGTCGTTCGTCCGTCGCCGTTGCGGATTGAGGCCCAGTGCCCTCATTTCATGCACTGTGGCGGCTGTCATCTCCAGCATCTTGGTTACCCGCAGCAACTCCAATTCAAAAGGGCAATCCTTGAAGAGACCTTCCTGCGGATCGGCCAGATAAAGCTTGCGGAGGTTGAGGTGGTGCCAAGCCCTCCGTGGAACTACCGGACCCGCGCCCAGTTCAAGGTGATGAAACGCCCGGGGAACGTCCAGATTGGCTTTTTTGCGGCGCAGTCCCACCGGCTTTGGGCGATCGATCAGTGCCCGCTTCTGGCAGGCAAGCTGAACGAATCACTCCGCGGTATTCAAACGGAGCGAGATAGTTTCTCCACGCCGAATGTGACGGCGGAGGAATTCCAGATTCGGACAACGGGGGATGAATCGCAGTGGGCGATGGATTTTGTAGGGCTGCCGCCGGAGTTCGACTTTGCAGAAGAGAGCCCGACCCTGGTCCCTGACGGAAATCTCACGCACCGGACGCAGGACGGGAATTTTCGTGTGGGGAGCAATTCTTTTTTTCAGGTCAATCGGTTCCTTCTGGAGTCGCTGGTTTCCAAGAGCATTGAAGGTGCTGCCGGGGCTAAGGCATTGGATCTGTTTTCGGGGGTCGGGCTCTTCACGGTCCCTCTCTCTCGAAAGTTTGAGCGGGTGGTTGCGATTGAAGAAAATCCGAGTTCGGTCAGTGACCTGCGGGAGAATCTGAGAGCGAATGGATGCGCCAATGTACAGGTCCTCGGTGGCGACGTATCGGTAGTCCTTCGCTGGGGCCCCAAGGACTGGGAAGACGTCGATTTCGTGCTGTTCGATCCGCCCCGTCAGGGGGTTGAGCGCAGGGTCCTCGGGCAGCTCGTGGAACATCAGGTGCCGGAGTGCGTCTATGTGTCGTGTGATCCGACGTCCATGGCTCGCGACCTGAAGGTCCTCTGCGCGGGAGGGTATCAAATTAAGGGAACCAGACTCTTTGATTTCTTTCCACAGACGTACCATTTCGAAACCGTCGTCCGCCTCCAGCGGCTCCTTTCCTCATGA
- a CDS encoding PASTA domain-containing protein has product MLVEKLKLIGRTLLTVFILVSVAFLSALTAMRFAIRGQVVRVPQVVGLDQVQGEGRLASSKLLLKVESKVYNDSQPAGVIVSQDPPVGAQVKTHGKVSVVLSLGRRKVPIPDLIGGTLRAARINLVRRGLTLGLVASVSSGTVERDRIVSQEPPADSKEVLSPSVDVVLSRGAGIEAYLVPDFIGMDFRQASEIVTGEGFVRGAVNLQSYPDVASGLVIAQQPPAGSKVVPGASIGFTVSR; this is encoded by the coding sequence ATGCTTGTAGAAAAGTTGAAATTGATCGGCCGGACTTTACTCACCGTGTTCATCCTGGTGAGTGTCGCGTTTCTCAGCGCCCTGACGGCGATGCGATTTGCCATTCGCGGGCAGGTGGTCCGGGTCCCCCAGGTGGTGGGTCTGGATCAGGTTCAAGGCGAGGGTAGGCTTGCCTCCAGCAAACTGCTTCTGAAAGTGGAGTCAAAAGTTTATAATGACTCCCAGCCGGCAGGTGTCATTGTTTCTCAGGATCCTCCGGTCGGCGCCCAGGTGAAGACTCACGGAAAGGTAAGCGTTGTTTTGAGCCTGGGGAGGCGCAAGGTCCCCATCCCGGACCTTATCGGGGGAACCCTGCGGGCCGCGCGCATCAATCTGGTAAGGCGGGGATTGACCCTGGGATTGGTGGCGTCGGTGAGCAGTGGGACAGTGGAAAGGGACCGGATCGTCTCGCAGGAACCTCCGGCAGACTCCAAGGAAGTTTTGAGTCCGTCGGTGGATGTTGTGCTGTCACGCGGCGCGGGAATTGAGGCATACCTGGTCCCCGATTTTATCGGGATGGATTTTCGTCAGGCCTCGGAGATCGTTACTGGGGAAGGATTTGTCCGCGGGGCAGTGAATTTGCAGAGTTATCCGGATGTGGCCAGCGGGCTTGTAATTGCCCAGCAACCCCCCGCCGGAAGTAAAGTAGTGCCTGGCGCCTCGATCGGATTCACGGTGTCAAGATAG
- the rpe gene encoding ribulose-phosphate 3-epimerase, which produces MIDILPSILSADFAHLADEIRTVEEAGATMLHVDVMDGHFVPNITIGPPVIECIHKATSLPLDVHLMITEPERYLRNFIDAGADSISVQVESTVHLDRVIQFIKNEGRSAGVVLNPATPLTMVEEVLENVDHVLIMSVNPGFGGQKFIDYSLDKIARLKEMIEEAELDCRIEVDGGIESGNLREVLEAGAEMIVVGSHIFHAEDPAEALRELFRIARQFEGESSVESTARFES; this is translated from the coding sequence ATGATTGATATTCTACCCTCCATCCTTTCCGCAGATTTTGCCCATCTAGCCGACGAAATACGCACCGTGGAGGAAGCGGGAGCCACGATGTTGCATGTCGACGTGATGGATGGGCACTTTGTCCCCAACATCACCATCGGCCCCCCGGTGATCGAGTGCATCCACAAGGCAACCTCGTTACCCCTGGATGTGCATCTGATGATTACAGAACCCGAGCGCTATTTGAGAAACTTTATCGACGCCGGGGCCGATTCGATCTCTGTCCAGGTAGAATCCACAGTCCATCTGGACCGGGTGATCCAGTTCATCAAGAATGAAGGCCGCAGTGCCGGCGTCGTCCTGAATCCCGCGACGCCCCTGACGATGGTGGAGGAGGTCTTGGAGAACGTCGATCATGTGCTCATCATGTCAGTCAATCCAGGCTTTGGCGGGCAGAAATTCATCGATTACAGTCTGGACAAGATTGCGCGTTTGAAGGAAATGATTGAAGAAGCCGAACTGGACTGCCGCATCGAAGTGGATGGCGGGATTGAAAGCGGGAATTTGCGCGAGGTGCTGGAAGCGGGGGCGGAGATGATCGTGGTCGGCTCCCACATTTTCCATGCCGAGGATCCCGCGGAAGCGCTGCGGGAGTTGTTCCGCATCGCCCGGCAGTTTGAGGGGGAATCCAGCGTGGAGTCCACCGCACGATTCGAGTCTTGA
- a CDS encoding valine--tRNA ligase, producing MKREISKVYDPKSAEEKWYPLWESKGYFVADVHSTKPSYVMVIPPPNVTGTLHMGHMLVCTLHDIVARWRRMSGDNVLWLPGMDHAGIATQNVVERLLLEEEHLTRHDLGRDEFVKRVWQWKEKSGGIILRQMRRLGASLDWTRERFTLDEGLSRAVREVFVRLFEEGLIYRAKRLIHWCPRCTTALSDLEVKYEERSGRLWTIKYPLKPTSATAGAEEFVTVATTRPETMLGDTALAIHPEDERYFYLKGRTAILPLMKREIPIVEEGSVDPEFGTGIVKVTPAHDPNDFEIGVKNNLPQISILDEQGKIINAGAYNGLDRFVARKEVLEDLKAQGLLLEESPHVHNVGKCDRCGTVVEPLISTQWFMKMSDPDPSKNLSAPALKAVEDGYIRFVPYNKINVYREWMTNIRDWCISRQLWWGHRIPVWYCDACGHTMAMVTDPSQCSKCQSDRVRQDPDVLDTWFSSQLWPFSTLGWPEPTEDLKKFYPTTTMITAADIIFFWVARMIMSGLRFMGHEHWRAGNSSLKSYLDWTPLEWEASVPFHTVYFNVLVRDAEGQKMSKSKKNVIDPLEVTEQYGTDAVRFTLAAMAAPGADIALSKERMEGYRAFANKIWNAARFVLINLPEERVEFHPDADLDCAETVFDRWIRSRLASVTEEVNHALEEFRFHEAAHVVYQFFWHELCDWYLELVKPALTDVLGPLETRATQTRSLVAVFDYALRLLHPFMPFITEELWQQLPGAGESICVARFPGHLMEHYADPQAEKMVHLLQGVVTGIRSLRAENEIGPSQRIPAQVFLVDPTHMGVLEQFEPQIRMLAGLNTLQLSTGGVTAIKGLKHIEAEFAVVISASAVGNRAKEVERLTRENQKLEKDIENIKNKLNDPKFIERAPEVVVAEWRARLQELLTKRQRIEESLSAYSES from the coding sequence ATGAAACGCGAAATCTCGAAGGTGTACGACCCGAAGAGTGCAGAGGAGAAGTGGTACCCCTTGTGGGAGTCCAAGGGGTACTTCGTGGCCGACGTGCACTCGACCAAGCCTTCTTATGTCATGGTCATCCCTCCCCCTAATGTGACCGGGACACTGCACATGGGGCATATGCTGGTGTGTACGCTGCATGACATTGTGGCACGCTGGCGGCGTATGAGCGGCGACAACGTGCTGTGGCTTCCCGGAATGGATCATGCCGGCATCGCCACACAGAATGTCGTCGAGCGACTGCTCCTGGAGGAAGAACACCTGACTCGGCACGATCTGGGGCGGGACGAATTCGTGAAGCGGGTCTGGCAATGGAAAGAGAAAAGTGGCGGAATCATTTTGAGACAGATGCGCCGGCTGGGGGCTTCGCTGGATTGGACGCGGGAGCGGTTCACCCTCGATGAAGGACTCTCGCGCGCGGTACGGGAAGTATTCGTCCGACTTTTTGAAGAAGGGTTGATCTATCGTGCCAAGCGCCTGATTCATTGGTGCCCCCGATGTACAACGGCCCTTTCCGACCTGGAGGTGAAATATGAAGAGCGGAGCGGCCGGCTTTGGACGATCAAATATCCGCTTAAACCAACGAGCGCAACTGCCGGGGCTGAGGAGTTTGTCACGGTGGCCACGACCCGTCCGGAAACGATGTTGGGGGACACGGCGCTGGCGATTCATCCTGAGGACGAGAGGTACTTCTACTTGAAAGGCCGGACGGCGATCCTGCCGCTGATGAAGCGGGAGATTCCCATTGTTGAAGAAGGGAGCGTCGATCCTGAATTTGGAACGGGGATTGTCAAGGTCACTCCGGCGCACGATCCGAATGATTTCGAGATAGGGGTGAAGAACAATCTGCCGCAGATCTCGATCCTCGACGAACAAGGGAAGATCATTAATGCCGGGGCGTACAACGGCCTGGACCGCTTCGTCGCGCGCAAGGAAGTGCTTGAGGACCTGAAGGCACAGGGACTGCTGCTCGAAGAAAGCCCGCACGTCCACAACGTCGGGAAGTGCGACCGCTGTGGGACGGTGGTGGAGCCGCTCATCTCGACCCAATGGTTTATGAAGATGAGCGACCCTGATCCTTCGAAGAATCTCTCGGCCCCCGCTCTCAAGGCGGTCGAAGACGGCTATATCCGGTTTGTGCCTTACAACAAGATCAATGTCTACCGGGAATGGATGACCAACATCCGCGATTGGTGCATCTCCCGGCAGCTGTGGTGGGGACATCGCATCCCGGTGTGGTATTGCGATGCGTGCGGTCACACGATGGCGATGGTCACCGACCCGTCCCAATGTAGCAAGTGCCAGAGTGATCGGGTTCGCCAGGACCCGGATGTGCTGGACACGTGGTTCTCCTCGCAGCTTTGGCCGTTCTCCACGCTGGGATGGCCTGAACCGACGGAGGATCTTAAGAAATTCTACCCCACCACCACGATGATCACCGCCGCTGATATTATTTTCTTCTGGGTCGCCCGAATGATCATGAGTGGGCTGCGGTTCATGGGGCACGAGCATTGGCGCGCCGGGAATTCAAGCCTGAAGAGTTACCTGGACTGGACGCCCCTGGAGTGGGAGGCCTCTGTTCCGTTTCACACCGTGTACTTCAATGTGCTGGTGCGCGATGCGGAAGGCCAGAAGATGTCAAAGTCCAAGAAGAACGTCATTGATCCCCTCGAAGTGACGGAACAGTATGGGACCGACGCAGTCCGTTTTACGCTGGCCGCCATGGCGGCTCCCGGAGCCGACATTGCTTTGTCCAAGGAACGTATGGAAGGATATCGGGCCTTTGCCAACAAGATTTGGAATGCGGCCCGCTTCGTCCTGATCAACCTTCCCGAGGAGAGGGTGGAGTTTCATCCCGATGCGGATCTCGACTGCGCGGAAACTGTGTTTGACCGCTGGATCCGTTCCCGTCTCGCTTCAGTCACTGAGGAGGTGAATCATGCCTTGGAAGAATTCCGGTTCCATGAGGCCGCCCATGTGGTCTATCAATTTTTCTGGCATGAGTTGTGTGACTGGTACCTCGAGCTGGTGAAGCCGGCGCTGACCGATGTGCTTGGCCCGCTGGAAACCCGGGCGACGCAGACGCGTTCCCTGGTGGCGGTTTTCGATTATGCTTTGCGGTTGCTTCATCCCTTCATGCCGTTCATCACGGAAGAGTTGTGGCAACAGTTGCCGGGGGCAGGGGAGTCAATTTGTGTGGCACGATTTCCTGGACACTTGATGGAACATTACGCAGACCCGCAGGCTGAAAAGATGGTCCACTTGCTCCAGGGTGTGGTCACAGGCATTCGGAGTTTGCGGGCGGAGAATGAGATCGGGCCTTCCCAGAGAATCCCGGCCCAGGTTTTTCTGGTGGATCCCACCCACATGGGGGTGTTGGAACAGTTTGAACCTCAGATCCGGATGCTGGCCGGACTGAATACACTCCAGCTTTCTACAGGGGGCGTGACCGCCATCAAAGGCCTCAAGCATATTGAAGCGGAATTTGCGGTTGTTATTTCGGCTTCGGCGGTGGGCAACCGTGCCAAAGAGGTCGAACGGTTAACGCGCGAGAACCAGAAGCTGGAAAAAGACATTGAGAACATTAAGAATAAACTCAACGACCCAAAATTCATCGAACGGGCTCCGGAGGTGGTGGTGGCGGAATGGCGTGCGCGCCTGCAGGAACTGCTGACCAAACGTCAGCGCATCGAGGAAAGCCTGAGCGCCTATTCCGAGAGCTGA
- the bamD gene encoding outer membrane protein assembly factor BamD, producing MLKRWVMGIGIGLMIGSLYGCLFFGHKKAAAVAPTTETEPDKILFERGVAEIEKGRYDVGRLTLQTLINTYPDSEYLSKAKLQIADSFYKQGGTTGLVQAKAEYMDFRTFFPNDPDAAEAQMKAAMTNYRQMEKPDRDRTQARAAEEEFKFMLAQYPKSQYAPEAQQKLREVQEVLAEGNFEVGRQYFLRRSYRAAMDRFRETLQKYPDYSGQDKTLWLLAQSFERTNNDRGAAETFSKIIQYFPSSDYFDKSKERLADLNMPIPATDPKAVEVAQQEEANRAHKGMMGHVWGMMRKSPDVTLARTTPSPMPPFPTETASKQPPPSPEPGAGGASAEITVGRVSSSPASSKATPDSNASAPTPSSGTSKDANPPAAAPPPTDDNKPAVSQDKKDSSSETSKSTSKKKKKSLRKKILRF from the coding sequence ATGTTGAAACGATGGGTGATGGGAATTGGGATCGGCCTGATGATAGGTTCCCTGTACGGGTGCCTGTTCTTTGGGCATAAGAAGGCCGCCGCCGTGGCACCCACGACGGAAACGGAGCCGGATAAGATCCTCTTTGAGCGGGGAGTCGCGGAGATAGAAAAGGGGCGCTATGATGTCGGGCGCTTGACCCTGCAAACTCTGATCAACACCTACCCGGACAGTGAATATCTTTCCAAAGCGAAGCTGCAAATTGCCGATTCGTTTTATAAACAGGGGGGAACGACGGGATTGGTCCAGGCGAAGGCGGAATACATGGATTTCAGGACGTTCTTCCCCAACGATCCTGACGCGGCAGAGGCCCAAATGAAGGCCGCGATGACCAACTATCGACAGATGGAAAAGCCCGATCGCGATCGCACCCAGGCGCGAGCCGCAGAAGAGGAATTCAAATTCATGCTGGCGCAATACCCCAAGAGCCAGTATGCCCCCGAAGCACAGCAGAAACTGCGCGAAGTACAGGAGGTTCTGGCCGAGGGAAATTTTGAGGTGGGCCGGCAGTATTTTTTGCGGCGCTCCTACCGGGCGGCCATGGACCGGTTCCGGGAAACGCTGCAAAAGTATCCGGATTATAGCGGACAGGACAAGACGCTGTGGTTGTTGGCCCAGTCTTTCGAGCGAACCAACAATGACCGGGGCGCCGCGGAGACCTTCTCGAAAATCATTCAGTACTTTCCCAGCAGTGATTACTTTGATAAATCGAAAGAGCGCCTGGCCGATTTGAACATGCCGATTCCGGCCACCGACCCCAAGGCCGTCGAGGTGGCACAACAAGAGGAAGCAAACCGCGCCCACAAGGGCATGATGGGTCATGTGTGGGGGATGATGAGGAAGAGCCCGGATGTCACCTTAGCCCGGACAACCCCGTCACCCATGCCGCCTTTTCCCACCGAAACCGCATCGAAGCAGCCTCCACCCTCCCCCGAACCGGGTGCGGGAGGCGCCTCTGCGGAAATCACCGTGGGTCGGGTGTCGAGTTCGCCCGCCAGTTCCAAAGCGACCCCTGATTCCAACGCGAGTGCCCCAACCCCATCCTCGGGAACCAGCAAGGATGCCAACCCTCCGGCCGCCGCCCCCCCGCCCACCGACGATAACAAACCGGCGGTCAGTCAGGACAAAAAGGACTCATCTTCTGAGACTTCGAAGTCAACCTCCAAGAAGAAAAAGAAGAGCCTAAGAAAGAAAATCTTGAGGTTTTGA
- a CDS encoding response regulator, whose protein sequence is MPTKILLADDSITIQKIVHQTFEHESVELTLVGNGDAAIRKMHEVAPDLVLADIFMPGKTGYEVCEYVKQQPELASVPVILLVGAFEPFDEKEAARVHADDHLKKPFAPQMLVETIRKFVVLEPSELKGRESTGPEASEVMPPPPAPAETQWHAEQSEVIPLAPPVDFSRAVTRPLVEEPPPLPSVAREEPQESAVGRRVEPAPPVAEFPNFMEESEAPLEISHVHEPPADESVMETQRLMSGPEMVPPPPSFERVREEASAAAEPEPWEAQPPLTLEEPPVFSPGPTTEVEPVALSEPSREYLSELRETPVLEPSESAALEASAERGFHLNPAFPVAEEFSKPQEVLSPPSLPETASESAPAVTAPEMATSRTPHAGESEELGSALTDEFKEFQRELVRHAPNVLPQLVEEPLAEEPPFQPSPVEGVAPVEEEVMGPPAPFMPREEIPAAPPLELAAIPTPPPLDLGEPFAPPLLDFAETPAFAPPELAEASLPVPAKAGESLPAPAPSLGPGELSQEMIDAIARRVVEQMSSRVVEEIAWEVVPEIAETLLRKNIAEKK, encoded by the coding sequence ATGCCTACAAAAATTCTACTCGCGGACGACAGTATTACCATTCAGAAGATCGTCCATCAAACCTTTGAGCATGAATCGGTCGAGTTGACCCTGGTGGGGAACGGGGACGCCGCCATTCGTAAGATGCACGAGGTCGCACCCGATCTCGTGCTGGCCGATATTTTCATGCCGGGGAAGACCGGCTATGAGGTCTGTGAATACGTCAAGCAGCAGCCGGAGCTGGCGTCGGTCCCGGTCATTCTGCTGGTTGGGGCCTTTGAGCCGTTCGATGAGAAGGAAGCTGCGCGGGTGCACGCGGACGATCACCTCAAGAAGCCCTTTGCACCGCAGATGCTGGTGGAGACGATCCGGAAATTTGTAGTGCTTGAACCGAGTGAATTGAAGGGACGAGAATCAACAGGGCCTGAAGCATCTGAAGTGATGCCTCCCCCGCCGGCTCCCGCTGAAACCCAATGGCATGCAGAACAATCCGAAGTCATCCCGTTGGCTCCCCCCGTCGATTTCAGTCGCGCTGTTACCCGACCCCTTGTGGAAGAGCCCCCGCCGCTGCCCTCGGTGGCGCGGGAAGAACCTCAGGAATCGGCGGTCGGGCGCCGAGTGGAACCAGCCCCCCCGGTGGCGGAATTCCCGAACTTTATGGAAGAGAGTGAGGCGCCGCTCGAGATATCACACGTGCATGAACCTCCCGCGGACGAAAGTGTCATGGAAACACAGCGGTTGATGTCCGGACCCGAAATGGTCCCACCCCCACCAAGTTTTGAACGGGTTAGGGAAGAGGCCTCGGCTGCGGCGGAACCAGAGCCCTGGGAAGCGCAGCCTCCGCTGACCTTGGAGGAACCTCCTGTATTTTCCCCTGGGCCGACGACGGAAGTGGAACCCGTGGCCCTGTCGGAGCCAAGCCGAGAGTATTTATCTGAACTAAGAGAGACACCTGTTTTAGAGCCTTCGGAAAGTGCAGCCTTGGAAGCGTCGGCAGAAAGAGGGTTCCATCTCAATCCAGCCTTTCCGGTCGCTGAGGAATTCTCAAAACCCCAGGAGGTTCTGTCTCCACCTTCCCTCCCTGAGACGGCTTCTGAATCAGCCCCCGCGGTAACGGCTCCTGAGATGGCGACATCGCGCACACCTCACGCCGGCGAATCCGAGGAATTGGGATCAGCGCTCACGGATGAGTTTAAGGAGTTTCAACGTGAGCTGGTGCGCCATGCCCCTAACGTCCTGCCTCAACTGGTCGAAGAGCCGCTCGCCGAGGAGCCTCCCTTTCAACCTTCTCCGGTGGAAGGCGTCGCGCCCGTAGAGGAGGAGGTGATGGGACCTCCCGCTCCTTTCATGCCCCGTGAAGAGATCCCCGCGGCGCCACCGCTGGAGCTTGCGGCGATCCCGACGCCTCCACCACTTGATCTTGGAGAACCGTTTGCGCCACCTCTTCTTGATTTTGCGGAGACCCCCGCATTTGCTCCGCCGGAACTGGCGGAAGCCTCCTTGCCTGTCCCAGCGAAGGCGGGAGAGTCTCTGCCGGCCCCAGCGCCGTCTCTCGGTCCCGGAGAACTCTCACAAGAGATGATTGATGCCATTGCGCGGCGCGTCGTGGAACAAATGTCATCTCGCGTCGTCGAGGAGATTGCCTGGGAGGTCGTCCCCGAGATTGCGGAGACGCTCCTGCGGAAAAACATCGCCGAGAAAAAGTGA